In Victivallis lenta, the sequence GCGCTGGTGCTGCCGATGCTGGCGGAACGGTTTCCCGGCGAATACGAGCTTCGCAGGCATGACCTCAACGAAGAGGCGAATTACCTGAAGCTGGTCGAATATCAGGAGCGCCTGAACGTCGCTTCCGACGACGCGGTCTGCATGATCGTCGACGGGAGCCGGTATCTCGGCGGTTTCGCCGCGATCGACCGCGGCCTGCCGGAAGCGATGGAAAGGGCCCGGCGGCTTCCGGCAGGTTCCGCCTCTCCGGCGGATGCGCCGCCGGATCGGGAGCGGCTCCACCGACGCGCCGAAGCCTTCACGATCAGCGCGATCCTGACGGCCGGACTGCTGGATGGGTTCAATCCCTGCGTATTCACCACCCTGATCTTCTTTATGAGTCTGCTGTCGCTCTCCCGCATCCGGGGCAGGCGATTGCTGGCAGTGGGGGGCGTTTACTGCCTGGCCTGTTTCTGCACGTATGTCGCCCTCGGCTTCGGGCTGTTTCACATCCTGAAGCTCTTTTCCGGCTATCAGGTGATGCGGCTCGGAATCGAAACCGTGCTGATCGCGCTTCTGCTGCTGTTTGCGTTCCTCTCCTTCCGGGATGCATGGCGGTTCCGCCGCAGCGGCAGAAGCGGCGCCGTTGCGCTGCAGTTGCCGGAGCGGATCAGAAACAGGATTCACGCCGTGATGCGAAGCGGATTGAAGTTCCATTATCTTCTGGCCGGGGCTTTTACCGTCGGTGTTCTGGTGACGGTGCTCGAAAGCGTCTGTACCGGGCAGGTCTATCTGCCGGCGCTGGTGCTGATGTCGCGTGAATTCGGGGCCGGAAGCCGCTGGTTCGGCTATCTGCTGCTCTACAATCTCATGTTCATTCTGCCGCTGCTGCTGCTCTTTCTGGCTGCCTGGCGCGGAACTTCGATGCCGGTGTTCCTGAACTGGAGCAAAAAGAACGTGGTTGCCGGAAAAACGGCGCTCGGCTGTCTTTTCCTGCTACTGGCCGCCCTGATGCTGCTTTGAAACTTATCGGCTGATCGGCTCTTGACCGGCGAGGGTTCCGCGGATGCGGATCGAAATCGGCGGCTGTCCGGCGGGGGAGACGATATCGATGCGGAACTCCTTTTCCACGATTGCCGTGCCGTCGGCCGGAGTCAGCTGGCAGACGGCGAACCATTTGCCCTCGCTTTTTTCCAGCCGGCAGCCGGAATCGGCGGCTGCGGAAAGCTCCACGCCGGATTGGGAAGGCAGCAGCTCGAAGCGGAATTCATACTCCCGGCCGGCTTTCAGCTTTCCGGCATAGAACTGGGCGGAGGGTTTGACTTCGACCAGCGGCTGCGC encodes:
- a CDS encoding cytochrome c biogenesis CcdA family protein, whose translation is MKKLLACLLLAAASALAARTVTLDYFFQQGCEECARVNALVLPMLAERFPGEYELRRHDLNEEANYLKLVEYQERLNVASDDAVCMIVDGSRYLGGFAAIDRGLPEAMERARRLPAGSASPADAPPDRERLHRRAEAFTISAILTAGLLDGFNPCVFTTLIFFMSLLSLSRIRGRRLLAVGGVYCLACFCTYVALGFGLFHILKLFSGYQVMRLGIETVLIALLLLFAFLSFRDAWRFRRSGRSGAVALQLPERIRNRIHAVMRSGLKFHYLLAGAFTVGVLVTVLESVCTGQVYLPALVLMSREFGAGSRWFGYLLLYNLMFILPLLLLFLAAWRGTSMPVFLNWSKKNVVAGKTALGCLFLLLAALMLL